One Bacillota bacterium genomic window, GATTTTAAAATAGAGAATATGGAAGATATTTTTGGGTTTCCATATCAATACAATACTTATGATATCCAGAGACGAAAATACTTTTTTTATAACGTATCCGAATGGTCAGAGCCTACCGATATAAGAGGTTACGATTATATGATTGACTCTAGGGGCCTGTATTCGGAAACCGGGCAGTTCATTGACAAAATGCGTATTAAATATGACGTGAATTCTACTATTTTCCAAATATTCCATGAAGATGAAAGTATATACAGTAAAGCCTTATCGGATTTTGGCATACAGCTATATCATAGGTTTGGAATAGTTGAGAAACAGATGGCTGAAAAACAGAAAATAAGCCAGGAAGACATGTGCTTTATTGAAGAAACAGACGAGGTAAAATTGAAATTTATATTTCTTAATGTATATGGGGAGAAAGATTTATCTGCAGATAAAGTTACCATAAACTCGTTAGAATTCTACCTTTTAGTTAAAATTAAAGAGGGTGAATAGAGTGGTCTGAATTCTTTGCCTTTAAACCAGTTATACATTGCTTCCGTCCATAGAATCTCCGCCTTCAGAACTCCCGCCTACAGGGGCGGGAGAATTCTTGACACTTAAGAAGGTTGAATTATGACCTTGTTTGAATTTCGCCGGCTCCTATAAGGGCGAGTTTAGTAAGCACAGGTCCCACAAGCTCGTATATAAGCGTTGCAAATAATACAACAGTTCTAATAGAGGCACCAAATTCAGGTAAAGCACTCTGGGCTACAAGGGATAAACCTATGGCAACACCTGCCTGAGGTAAAAGGGTTATCCCGAGATATTTCTGTACTGCAGGAGGTGAATTAATAATTCTAGCTCCAATATAAGCCCCAAAAATTTTACCTATTGACCTGGAAATTATATAGCCTATACCTATCAAACCTACGCTTTTTAGGATACTTAGATCCAAATCTGCTCCTGATAAGGTAAAGAAGGCTACATATATTGGAGGTGTAAATTTATCAATCAAACCAAATACCTTCGGTGAATTAGTTGTGAGGTTAGTCAGTACTCCACCCATAGTCATGCATAAAAGCAGTGATGATATGTTAAATTTAGTTGCCAGAGCAACTCCTAAGAATACCATTGCAAGTGTTATACCAAGTAATTCTTCATCCCCTCTTACTCTAGGGGCAATATAAGATAATACAAGCCCAAGGATAAGCCCAATAATAACCGCAAATACTATCTCCCATACAGGTTTAATGATGGATGCCGCCAGTGAAAAATTCCCTTGAGGCATATGTACTGCCTTTACAGCAGCTATGCACAGGCCGAATACTATAATACCAACAGCATCAT contains:
- a CDS encoding cation:proton antiporter encodes the protein MGTLFYISIVLLVGLLTAKLASLAKLPNVTGYLVGGLIIGPSILKIIPKATVTHMGIVSEAALGMIAFGIGSEFSFKHLKQLGSGIITLTVIQALSAFAAVAAVIVLIFGQGIAVGLVLGGIGVATAPAATLLVVRQYKAKGPVVDTLLPVVAIDDAVGIIVFGLCIAAVKAVHMPQGNFSLAASIIKPVWEIVFAVIIGLILGLVLSYIAPRVRGDEELLGITLAMVFLGVALATKFNISSLLLCMTMGGVLTNLTTNSPKVFGLIDKFTPPIYVAFFTLSGADLDLSILKSVGLIGIGYIISRSIGKIFGAYIGARIINSPPAVQKYLGITLLPQAGVAIGLSLVAQSALPEFGASIRTVVLFATLIYELVGPVLTKLALIGAGEIQTRS